Within the Amycolatopsis sp. 195334CR genome, the region CTACGCCGAATACCGCGGTGAGGGCGTGGCGGTGCGGGGCGCGGGCGACGGGGGTTGATTACAGTTACCGGCGACCAGCCCGCCCACCGTGGAAGGACGACGCAGATGCGCCGGGACGCCCGCCCGGACTTCATCGAGGCCCTCGCGCGAGGCCTCGACGTGCTCCGCGGTTTCGAGCCGGGACGTCCGCACCTGTCGCTGAGCGAGGTGGCCGCGCGGGCCGACCTCGCCAGGCCCACCGCGCGCCGCATCCTGATCACGCTGGAGGAACTGGGTTACGTCCGCAGTGACAGCGCGGGCTTCTCGCTCACGCCCCGGGTGCTGGAACTCGGCATGGCCTACGTCGGTTCGCAGAACCTGTGGGAACTGGCCGAACCGCACCTGCGCGACCTCGTCGCCCAGACCGGCGAGTCGTGCTCGGTGGCCCAACTGGACGGCTCGGACATCACCTACGTCGCACGGGTGGCGGTGCCCAAGCTCGTCACGCTCGCGGTGACCATCGGCACGCGGTTCCCGGCCGTGCAGACCTCGCTCGGCAAGGTCCTGCTCGCCGCGCTCGACGCCGACGAACTGGGCCGCCTGCTCGACACCCCGAGCCGGTCCGGCATCGAACCGCGGTGGCGGCCCGAGCGCGAGGAACTGGACGCCGTGCTGCGCGACGTCCGCGCGAAGGGCTGGGCGGTGACCGACCAGGACCTCGCGCTCGGCATCCGCTCGGTCGCCGCGCCCATCCGCAACGGGCAGGGCCGCACGGTGGCCGCGGTCAACGTCAACGCCCACGCCGCCGAGACCCCGGTCGGCCACCTCGTCGACCACCACCTGCCGCTGCTGCTGCGCACCGCGGGCGCCATCAGCGCCGACTGGGCGGCCTGGGAGGCCCGGCCCATCAC harbors:
- a CDS encoding IclR family transcriptional regulator C-terminal domain-containing protein gives rise to the protein MRRDARPDFIEALARGLDVLRGFEPGRPHLSLSEVAARADLARPTARRILITLEELGYVRSDSAGFSLTPRVLELGMAYVGSQNLWELAEPHLRDLVAQTGESCSVAQLDGSDITYVARVAVPKLVTLAVTIGTRFPAVQTSLGKVLLAALDADELGRLLDTPSRSGIEPRWRPEREELDAVLRDVRAKGWAVTDQDLALGIRSVAAPIRNGQGRTVAAVNVNAHAAETPVGHLVDHHLPLLLRTAGAISADWAAWEARPITTAS